A section of the Asticcacaulis sp. EMRT-3 genome encodes:
- the tatB gene encoding Sec-independent protein translocase protein TatB translates to MVPGIGGGELVVIAVVALIVVGPKDLPKLLRQLGRFVGKMRRMADEFRTSFEDMARQSELDELRKEVDALRANTSQPSIVSDINSQMRAIETDINAPAAGSFTPAPAAPIPTTPIFSESLADLAPAEPVNPQLEGLPPRSGAKTRTNKVAEPAPATVKAPRKRAVKATPATSEPTLSAPKKPRAPRKPKAKA, encoded by the coding sequence ATGGTGCCCGGTATCGGGGGCGGTGAGCTCGTCGTCATAGCTGTTGTGGCTCTGATCGTGGTCGGGCCGAAAGACCTGCCCAAGCTATTGCGTCAGTTAGGCCGGTTTGTCGGCAAGATGCGGCGCATGGCCGACGAATTCCGCACATCTTTTGAAGACATGGCCCGCCAGAGCGAGCTGGATGAGTTGCGTAAAGAAGTCGATGCCCTGCGCGCCAATACGTCGCAGCCCTCCATCGTCAGCGACATCAACAGCCAGATGCGCGCCATCGAAACCGACATCAATGCGCCCGCAGCCGGCAGTTTCACGCCTGCGCCTGCCGCGCCTATCCCCACCACGCCGATTTTCTCAGAGTCTTTGGCCGATCTAGCGCCCGCCGAGCCGGTCAATCCGCAACTCGAAGGCCTGCCGCCGCGCTCAGGCGCCAAAACCAGAACCAATAAGGTTGCTGAGCCTGCCCCAGCCACCGTAAAAGCACCGCGCAAACGCGCCGTGAAAGCCACACCCGCCACGTCCGAACCCACGCTGAGCGCGCCAAAAAAGCCGCGCGCCCCGCGTAAACCGAAGGCCAAGGCATGA
- a CDS encoding SPOR domain-containing protein: protein MSDEDRGTYSPPTEDHLSYESRRPVSRDQAPVTLIISGICLVVLLLIVVLLYNSGLNKHGKLAPVVGDSIANMKDAQVQDAQPLSDSDTSLDETGQPIFAPSAEAPVARDLAPPTAAPISGPLPSQAGNSAVAAAAPAQASSQVVSQPAAPVDNTPVPGAPVAKPVVKPAVAAPAAAKPAAAKPVAAKPVAASGGAAVQIGAYDSTDTANAEYARVASSYGLFVGGAGKRVEKVQTANGTFYRTTFTGLTPEKAKAFCAALKANGRDCIIR, encoded by the coding sequence ATGTCTGACGAGGATCGCGGCACCTATTCGCCCCCGACCGAGGATCATCTGAGCTACGAATCGCGCCGCCCCGTCTCGCGCGATCAGGCTCCGGTGACGCTGATCATCAGCGGCATCTGTCTGGTCGTCTTGCTGCTGATTGTGGTGCTGCTCTATAATTCCGGCCTGAACAAGCATGGCAAGCTGGCGCCGGTTGTGGGTGATTCCATTGCCAATATGAAGGATGCTCAGGTTCAGGACGCCCAGCCGCTTTCCGATTCCGACACGAGCCTTGATGAGACGGGCCAGCCCATTTTCGCGCCGAGCGCCGAAGCGCCCGTGGCGCGCGACCTGGCCCCGCCGACCGCTGCGCCGATCAGCGGGCCGCTGCCCTCGCAGGCCGGTAATTCCGCCGTGGCTGCCGCTGCGCCCGCTCAGGCCTCATCGCAGGTCGTGTCTCAGCCCGCCGCGCCGGTCGATAACACGCCCGTACCCGGCGCGCCCGTAGCAAAACCGGTGGTCAAGCCGGCCGTGGCGGCCCCCGCCGCTGCCAAACCTGCCGCTGCCAAACCTGTCGCTGCCAAACCTGTCGCCGCCTCAGGCGGAGCCGCCGTGCAGATCGGGGCTTATGATTCCACTGATACGGCCAATGCCGAATATGCGCGTGTCGCTTCCAGCTATGGCCTGTTCGTCGGCGGCGCGGGCAAGCGGGTCGAGAAGGTTCAGACCGCCAACGGCACCTTCTACCGCACGACCTTTACCGGTCTGACGCCTGAGAAGGCAAAAGCCTTTTGCGCGGCGCTCAAGGCCAATGGCCGCGATTGCATTATTCGCTAG
- the tatC gene encoding twin-arginine translocase subunit TatC, with product MSEDITLPQTVEDSGKRELISPVLPHPDEVEIESSRAPLMDHLIELRSRLIKMVAAFFVCVIGCYAFHNHIMQFLVHPLAVASALYQEQQGGHKGGPFDLIFVLTGLKHVAQVKDIPLIATAPMEVFFTNLRIAMFGGVIVSFPVLAWQVYRFVAPGLYKRERMAFLPFLFAAPVLFVMGMCLVYFAILPMVLWFSLNQQIMSNTGVTVQFMPKVSEFLELVETLMIAFGLCFQLPIVITLLGMTGMVTSKMLGSFRRYAILCIVVVAAIVTPPDPISQCLLSVPIILLYEVSILCVKLVEFNRRHRKA from the coding sequence ATGAGCGAGGACATTACCCTGCCGCAAACGGTCGAGGATTCCGGCAAGCGCGAGCTGATCAGTCCGGTTCTGCCTCATCCGGACGAGGTGGAAATCGAATCGTCGCGCGCTCCTTTGATGGATCACCTGATCGAGCTGCGGTCGCGCCTGATCAAGATGGTGGCGGCGTTTTTCGTCTGCGTCATCGGCTGCTACGCCTTCCATAACCACATCATGCAGTTTCTGGTGCATCCGCTGGCCGTGGCCTCGGCCCTGTATCAGGAGCAGCAGGGCGGCCATAAGGGCGGACCGTTCGACCTGATTTTTGTGCTGACCGGCCTGAAGCACGTAGCGCAGGTCAAGGATATTCCGCTGATCGCCACTGCACCGATGGAGGTGTTCTTCACCAATTTGCGCATCGCCATGTTCGGCGGCGTGATCGTCAGTTTTCCGGTGCTGGCCTGGCAGGTGTATCGCTTTGTTGCCCCCGGCCTCTACAAACGCGAACGTATGGCTTTTTTGCCGTTCCTGTTCGCCGCGCCCGTTCTGTTCGTCATGGGCATGTGCCTTGTCTATTTCGCCATCCTGCCGATGGTTCTGTGGTTCTCGCTTAACCAGCAGATCATGAGCAATACCGGCGTCACCGTGCAGTTCATGCCCAAGGTGTCGGAATTTCTCGAACTGGTCGAAACCCTGATGATCGCCTTCGGCCTCTGTTTCCAGTTGCCGATCGTCATTACCCTGCTGGGTATGACCGGCATGGTCACGTCGAAAATGCTCGGTTCGTTCCGCCGTTATGCCATCCTGTGCATCGTGGTGGTGGCCGCCATCGTCACCCCGCCCGATCCCATCTCGCAATGTCTGCTGTCGGTGCCGATCATCCTGCTCTACGAGGTGTCGATCCTGTGCGTGAAACTGGTGGAATTTAACAGACGCCACCGCAAGGCCTGA
- a CDS encoding CoA transferase subunit A, with product MAETSTPKVYPDAKTALAGLAFDGMTVMSGGFGLCGIPENLIAALRDSGVKGLTVISNNAGVDGFGLGQLLETRQIKKMISSYVGENKEFERQYLAGELELEFNPQGTLAERIRAGGAGIPGFYTATGVGTIVADGKELKDFGGRTYVLETGLVADLAIIKAWKGDARGNLIFRETARNFNPMMATAGKITIAEVEEIVPVGSLDPDHIHTPGIYVDRIVQGTFEKRIEQRTVRERSSSAAVAHSNGEGA from the coding sequence ATGGCCGAAACTTCTACCCCCAAAGTCTATCCCGACGCCAAAACCGCCCTGGCTGGCCTTGCCTTTGACGGCATGACCGTCATGTCCGGCGGCTTTGGCCTGTGCGGCATCCCGGAAAACCTGATCGCGGCCTTACGCGATTCGGGCGTGAAGGGACTGACGGTGATTTCCAACAATGCCGGAGTCGATGGTTTCGGCCTCGGCCAGTTGCTGGAAACGCGCCAGATCAAAAAGATGATCTCGTCTTATGTCGGTGAAAACAAAGAGTTCGAGCGGCAATATCTGGCGGGCGAACTGGAGCTGGAATTCAATCCGCAGGGTACGCTGGCCGAACGCATCCGGGCGGGCGGCGCGGGCATTCCCGGCTTTTATACCGCCACCGGCGTCGGCACCATCGTGGCCGATGGCAAGGAGCTGAAGGATTTTGGTGGCCGTACCTATGTGCTGGAAACCGGACTGGTGGCCGATCTGGCCATTATCAAGGCCTGGAAAGGCGATGCACGCGGCAATCTGATCTTCCGCGAAACGGCGCGTAATTTCAATCCGATGATGGCGACGGCGGGCAAGATCACCATTGCCGAGGTCGAAGAGATCGTGCCGGTCGGCAGCCTCGATCCCGATCATATCCACACGCCCGGCATCTATGTTGATCGCATCGTGCAGGGCACATTCGAGAAGCGGATCGAACAGCGCACCGTGCGCGAGCGCTCAAGCAGCGCAGCGGTAGCGCACTCAAATGGGGAAGGAGCTTAA
- a CDS encoding SIMPL domain-containing protein, which yields MSASRLLKPALIGLLMAAAPLTALPAFAQTAASQPMPTTLRLTATGEESAAPDMATVTFAVVTQGATASSAMQDNNVRMNAVMAALKKAGIEARDIQTSSLNLNPQYDYKDGQAPKLTGYQAQDQITVRVNDTARTGPVVDAVIGAGINQINSIDFGLKDDSVLRDQARKDAVANLRQRAQLYADATGMKLGRLLTLEEGSTSTITPPRPMMMMKAASDSTPVASGELQLSVQVSATYELQ from the coding sequence ATGTCCGCTTCCCGCTTGCTGAAACCCGCCCTGATAGGTCTGCTTATGGCTGCCGCGCCGCTCACGGCCCTGCCTGCCTTCGCGCAAACTGCTGCCAGCCAGCCCATGCCGACCACATTGCGCCTGACCGCTACGGGTGAGGAAAGCGCCGCCCCCGATATGGCCACGGTTACTTTCGCCGTGGTGACGCAAGGCGCCACCGCGTCGTCTGCCATGCAGGATAATAATGTCCGCATGAATGCTGTGATGGCCGCCCTGAAAAAGGCCGGGATCGAGGCGCGCGACATCCAGACATCAAGCCTCAATCTCAATCCGCAATATGACTATAAGGACGGTCAGGCCCCGAAACTGACCGGCTATCAGGCGCAGGATCAGATCACGGTGCGCGTCAATGACACGGCCCGCACCGGCCCGGTGGTCGATGCGGTGATCGGTGCCGGCATCAACCAGATCAACAGCATCGATTTCGGTCTGAAGGACGACAGCGTCCTCCGCGATCAGGCGCGTAAAGACGCCGTGGCCAATCTGCGCCAGCGCGCCCAACTCTATGCCGACGCCACCGGCATGAAACTCGGCCGCCTGCTGACGCTCGAAGAAGGCTCCACCAGCACTATCACCCCGCCGCGCCCGATGATGATGATGAAGGCGGCATCCGATTCCACCCCCGTGGCTTCGGGAGAATTGCAACTGAGCGTGCAGGTTTCGGCGACCTATGAGCTGCAATAG
- the serS gene encoding serine--tRNA ligase, with the protein MHDIKALRENPDMFIEGWTRRGRDSAAKDVHLAVSLDGELRAAQTAFQTAQGELKRISAQIGQAKAQKDEARAAALMAEVEGLKVAIAEAQETERAKTEALRDHLAALPNLPFDEVPVGADEHENVEVRKHGAPVKLSFAARDHADLGEALKGPLGSMMDFEAAAKMSGARFVVLKGQLARLERAIGQFMLDVQTTEHGYLEVNPPVLVRDHALFGTGQLPKFEEDLFKTKGEKLDVARNEDLRSYLNGQIKFSLDKLEVINFIDRYDKITNLNVIAQEFTTAMQKDKLAERVSNRYYLIPTAEVSLTNLVREAITAEEELPLRLTALTNCFRAEAGSAGRDTKGMIRQHQFQKVELVSITTPEQSGEEHERMTNCAENILKKLDLSFRTMLLCTGDMGFGAKKTYDLEVWLPSQNTYREISSCSNCGDFQARRMDARIRKSGEKGTRFLHTLNGSGLAVGRTLVAIMENYQDEGGRIAIPTVLQPYMGGLSHIG; encoded by the coding sequence ATGCACGATATTAAAGCTCTGCGCGAAAATCCGGACATGTTCATCGAGGGCTGGACGCGGCGCGGACGCGACTCTGCCGCCAAGGATGTGCATCTGGCCGTCAGCCTCGATGGTGAACTGCGCGCCGCCCAGACGGCCTTCCAGACGGCGCAAGGAGAGCTGAAGCGAATTTCAGCCCAGATCGGTCAGGCCAAGGCGCAAAAGGACGAGGCGCGGGCCGCCGCCCTGATGGCCGAGGTCGAAGGGCTGAAAGTTGCAATTGCCGAGGCGCAGGAGACTGAACGCGCCAAGACCGAAGCCTTGCGCGACCATCTGGCTGCCTTGCCGAACCTGCCGTTCGATGAGGTGCCGGTCGGGGCCGATGAGCATGAGAATGTCGAGGTGCGCAAGCATGGTGCGCCGGTGAAGCTCAGCTTTGCGGCCAGGGATCACGCCGATCTTGGCGAGGCGCTGAAAGGCCCGCTGGGGTCGATGATGGATTTCGAAGCGGCGGCGAAAATGTCGGGCGCGCGCTTTGTGGTGCTGAAGGGGCAATTGGCGCGACTGGAGCGCGCCATCGGCCAGTTTATGCTCGATGTTCAGACGACCGAGCATGGCTATCTGGAGGTCAATCCGCCGGTGCTGGTGCGTGATCACGCGCTGTTTGGCACTGGGCAACTGCCGAAGTTTGAAGAGGATTTGTTCAAGACTAAAGGTGAAAAACTAGATGTTGCTCGCAATGAAGATCTACGTTCGTATCTAAATGGCCAAATTAAGTTTTCATTGGATAAATTGGAAGTAATAAATTTTATTGATAGGTATGATAAAATAACGAATCTTAATGTAATTGCTCAAGAATTTACTACCGCAATGCAAAAAGATAAACTGGCGGAAAGGGTTTCTAATCGTTATTACCTCATCCCCACCGCCGAAGTATCCCTAACCAATCTTGTCCGCGAAGCCATCACCGCCGAGGAGGAACTGCCCCTGCGTCTGACGGCCCTGACCAACTGTTTCCGCGCCGAGGCCGGATCAGCAGGCCGCGACACCAAGGGGATGATCCGTCAGCACCAGTTCCAGAAGGTCGAACTCGTCTCGATCACCACGCCGGAGCAATCGGGCGAGGAGCATGAGCGCATGACCAACTGCGCCGAAAACATCCTGAAAAAGCTCGATCTGTCGTTCCGCACCATGCTGCTCTGCACCGGCGATATGGGTTTCGGCGCGAAGAAGACCTATGATCTCGAAGTGTGGTTGCCGTCGCAGAATACCTACCGCGAGATATCAAGCTGCTCGAACTGCGGGGATTTTCAGGCCCGCCGCATGGATGCCCGCATCCGTAAATCCGGCGAAAAGGGCACGCGCTTTCTCCATACGCTCAATGGTTCGGGCCTGGCCGTGGGGCGCACCCTGGTGGCGATCATGGAAAATTATCAGGACGAGGGCGGACGCATCGCTATCCCCACCGTGCTGCAACCCTATATGGGCGGGTTGAGCCATATCGGCTGA
- a CDS encoding 3-oxoacid CoA-transferase subunit B translates to MPWTRDDLAKRAAKELQDGFYVNLGIGIPTLVANHIPEGMTVTFQSENGMLGMGPFPYEDEIDADLINAGKQTVTALPETSFFSSADSFAMIRGGHINLTILGAMEVAENGDIANWMIPGKLVKGMGGAMDLVAGVRRVVVVMEHANKLGESKVLKACTLPLTGTRVVDVIISTLGVFEVKPDGSGLILTELAPDVTLEEIAAKTEAAYEVALKG, encoded by the coding sequence ATGCCTTGGACAAGAGACGATCTCGCCAAGCGTGCGGCAAAAGAGCTTCAGGACGGCTTCTATGTCAATCTCGGCATCGGCATCCCCACCCTGGTGGCCAATCACATCCCCGAAGGCATGACCGTCACCTTCCAGTCGGAAAACGGCATGTTGGGCATGGGGCCGTTTCCCTACGAAGACGAGATCGACGCCGACCTGATCAACGCCGGCAAGCAGACCGTCACCGCCCTGCCGGAAACTTCCTTCTTCTCGTCGGCTGATTCGTTCGCCATGATTCGCGGTGGTCATATCAACCTGACCATCTTAGGCGCGATGGAGGTGGCCGAAAACGGCGACATCGCCAACTGGATGATCCCCGGCAAGCTGGTCAAGGGCATGGGCGGGGCGATGGATCTGGTGGCCGGTGTGCGGCGCGTCGTGGTGGTGATGGAACACGCCAATAAGCTGGGCGAATCGAAGGTGCTGAAGGCCTGCACCCTGCCGCTGACCGGCACGCGCGTGGTGGATGTGATCATCTCGACGCTCGGCGTTTTCGAGGTCAAGCCTGATGGTTCGGGCCTGATCCTCACCGAACTGGCGCCAGATGTGACGCTTGAAGAGATCGCCGCCAAGACCGAAGCCGCCTATGAGGTGGCGCTGAAGGGATAG
- a CDS encoding pilus assembly protein TadG-related protein yields MYLFLLRFRQDDRGAVAITMALMMTVIISFAALAVDTGYLYLKSRQLQGTADLAALSAAAHLDHADAAAQAVVAANESDAVSVQTQTGVYDPASGSDPASRFKAGASGDSASNAARVVLTDHADLFFGRIWRNSPVAISRTATASNVQMAAFSIGSRLVSLNGGVANALLSGLTGSQISLSVMDYNALVGAKVDLLSYVQALHTKANLTAASFSDTLNSQISVGDALDVLIGQSDIQNNPSLKAPLTVLANSAVRNTKIRLGDLIDTGVYGDQDHIVGGVDSAIHVSSMALVNALLELANADRQVQLDLSAQVPSLAGVKVWLAIGERPNHSPWLTVTRSGDPIIRTAQARLYIEASVAANNALLKPLGVTGVRLPVYVELASAQAKLSAISCDASGHSVNLLVSPSIGQAAIGDIDTSQLNDFKTPLTVSTATVLGLPLIRATARAQISLGGVTWQNVRFNAADIANQTLHTVKTDDLVQGLTTSLLQQTQINVSVAGLGLNLGGVTSAVGGLLTPVGPPLDGVLNGLLDTLGLGLGEADVQVNGLRCNGSALVI; encoded by the coding sequence ATGTATCTGTTCTTACTACGCTTTCGCCAGGATGATCGCGGCGCTGTCGCTATAACTATGGCCTTGATGATGACGGTCATCATCAGCTTTGCCGCGCTGGCGGTCGATACCGGCTATCTGTATCTGAAAAGCCGCCAGTTGCAGGGCACGGCCGATCTGGCGGCCTTGTCGGCGGCGGCGCATCTCGACCATGCCGATGCGGCGGCGCAGGCGGTGGTGGCGGCCAATGAAAGCGATGCGGTCAGTGTCCAGACGCAAACCGGCGTCTATGATCCGGCTTCCGGCAGCGACCCGGCCTCGCGCTTCAAAGCGGGTGCGTCAGGTGACAGTGCCAGTAACGCCGCCCGCGTCGTGCTGACCGATCACGCCGACCTGTTTTTCGGGCGCATATGGCGCAACAGCCCCGTGGCCATATCGCGCACGGCCACGGCGTCGAACGTGCAGATGGCCGCCTTCAGCATCGGCAGTCGGCTGGTCTCGCTGAACGGCGGCGTGGCCAATGCGCTGTTAAGCGGCCTGACCGGCAGCCAGATCAGCCTGAGCGTCATGGATTATAATGCTCTGGTCGGCGCAAAGGTCGATCTGCTCAGCTACGTACAGGCCCTGCACACCAAAGCGAACCTGACCGCCGCCAGTTTCAGCGACACGCTCAACAGTCAGATCAGCGTCGGCGATGCGCTCGATGTGCTGATCGGCCAGAGCGACATACAGAATAATCCCAGCCTGAAAGCGCCGCTGACCGTGCTGGCCAACAGTGCCGTTCGCAACACCAAGATCCGCCTCGGCGACCTGATCGATACCGGCGTCTATGGTGATCAGGATCATATAGTGGGCGGTGTCGATTCCGCCATCCATGTCAGCAGCATGGCGCTGGTCAATGCCCTGCTCGAACTGGCCAATGCCGACCGTCAGGTGCAGCTTGATCTGTCGGCGCAGGTGCCGTCACTGGCCGGGGTGAAGGTATGGCTGGCGATCGGCGAGCGGCCCAACCATTCGCCCTGGCTGACCGTGACGCGCAGCGGCGATCCGATTATCCGCACGGCGCAGGCAAGGCTCTATATCGAGGCGTCTGTAGCGGCCAATAATGCGTTGCTGAAACCGCTGGGCGTGACGGGCGTGCGTTTGCCGGTCTATGTCGAACTGGCCTCGGCGCAGGCGAAGCTGTCGGCCATTTCGTGCGATGCCTCAGGCCACAGCGTCAATCTGCTGGTCAGTCCCAGCATCGGTCAGGCGGCCATTGGCGACATCGATACCAGCCAGCTCAACGATTTCAAAACACCGCTCACCGTTTCCACCGCCACCGTGCTGGGCCTGCCGCTGATCAGGGCCACGGCACGCGCTCAGATCAGTCTGGGCGGCGTCACCTGGCAGAACGTCCGCTTCAATGCCGCCGATATTGCCAACCAGACCCTGCATACGGTCAAGACCGATGATCTGGTGCAGGGCCTGACCACCTCCCTGCTGCAACAGACGCAGATCAATGTCAGCGTGGCGGGGCTGGGGCTTAATCTCGGCGGTGTCACCTCGGCTGTGGGGGGGCTGCTGACGCCGGTGGGGCCGCCGCTCGATGGTGTGCTCAACGGCCTGCTCGACACATTGGGCCTGGGGCTGGGTGAGGCCGATGTGCAGGTCAATGGCCTGCGCTGCAATGGTTCGGCTTTAGTGATTTAG
- a CDS encoding pilus assembly protein, translating to MPDLSAYLSGFQRNRTGATALEFALIAPILIMMVGGIIDYGGYFASAHAVQQTVNDAARVAISGTTADERLELAQQSINSDMTSYAILAGGQTSLSIDEGAQIIVVSLTYTPQGDSFELMPMAPGLPHSLTRTASIVRGGY from the coding sequence ATGCCAGACCTGTCTGCCTATTTATCAGGCTTTCAGCGAAATCGCACCGGGGCGACGGCGCTGGAGTTCGCGCTGATCGCACCGATCCTTATCATGATGGTGGGAGGGATTATCGATTATGGCGGCTATTTCGCCTCGGCCCACGCCGTGCAGCAGACGGTCAATGACGCCGCCCGCGTCGCCATTTCCGGCACGACCGCCGATGAGCGCCTGGAACTGGCGCAGCAATCCATCAACAGCGACATGACCAGCTATGCCATTCTGGCGGGCGGGCAGACGAGCCTGTCCATCGATGAAGGCGCGCAAATCATCGTGGTCAGCCTGACCTACACACCGCAAGGCGACAGTTTCGAACTGATGCCGATGGCACCGGGCCTGCCGCATTCCCTGACCCGCACCGCATCCATCGTCCGGGGCGGCTACTGA
- the tatA gene encoding twin-arginine translocase TatA/TatE family subunit, which produces MFSGGLSIWHILLVAVVALLLFGGGGKISHIMGDAAKGIKAFKDGLKDEPEDDKKAKKDADEPKA; this is translated from the coding sequence ATGTTTTCAGGTGGATTGAGCATCTGGCACATTCTGCTTGTGGCGGTCGTGGCCCTGCTGCTGTTCGGCGGCGGCGGCAAGATTTCCCACATTATGGGCGACGCGGCCAAGGGCATCAAGGCTTTCAAAGACGGCCTGAAGGATGAGCCTGAGGACGACAAGAAAGCCAAGAAGGACGCCGACGAGCCCAAGGCCTGA
- a CDS encoding GNAT family N-acetyltransferase, giving the protein MHTDDQQLSSPGGRFELSEDGHTAFADYRLDGATLYIDYVEAPPALRGTGAAGRLMADLMQRARAEDLKVVPICDYAAVWIKRHPA; this is encoded by the coding sequence ATGCACACGGACGATCAGCAACTATCATCACCCGGCGGGCGGTTCGAACTGAGCGAAGACGGCCACACGGCCTTTGCCGATTATCGCCTTGATGGCGCAACACTTTATATCGATTATGTCGAGGCCCCGCCCGCATTGCGCGGCACCGGCGCCGCCGGACGGCTGATGGCGGATCTGATGCAGAGAGCCCGCGCCGAGGATCTGAAAGTAGTACCGATCTGCGACTATGCGGCGGTGTGGATCAAACGGCATCCGGCCTAA
- the scpB gene encoding SMC-Scp complex subunit ScpB, translated as MTPEETERAIEALLFAAAGPLSVAELAYRLPEGADAGKALAALRTRYAGRGVTLEIINDRWQFRTAPDMAYLMVEEREEPRRLSKAALETLAIIAYHQPVTRAEIEAVRGVGLSRGTLDVLHEMNLIKLRGRRRSPGRPVTYGTTDTFLEQFSLPSLSDLPGMAEMRAAGLLDLNVPADFLVPDPGQGQSADGEPSLLEDMDEVEFAQDFFDNKT; from the coding sequence ATGACGCCTGAGGAAACGGAACGCGCCATCGAGGCCCTGTTGTTCGCCGCCGCCGGGCCCTTGTCGGTGGCCGAACTGGCCTACCGCCTGCCGGAAGGTGCGGACGCCGGCAAGGCGCTGGCGGCCTTGCGCACCCGCTATGCGGGACGCGGTGTGACGCTGGAAATCATCAATGACCGCTGGCAGTTCCGCACCGCGCCGGATATGGCCTATCTGATGGTCGAGGAGCGCGAGGAGCCGCGCAGGCTTTCCAAGGCTGCGCTCGAAACCCTGGCCATCATCGCCTATCACCAGCCGGTGACGCGCGCCGAGATTGAGGCCGTGCGCGGGGTGGGGCTGTCGCGCGGCACGCTCGATGTGCTGCATGAAATGAACCTGATCAAATTACGCGGACGCAGGCGTTCGCCGGGTCGGCCCGTCACCTACGGTACGACCGACACCTTCCTTGAACAGTTCTCGCTGCCGTCCTTGTCCGACCTGCCGGGCATGGCCGAAATGCGCGCGGCGGGCCTGCTCGATCTCAATGTACCGGCTGATTTTCTGGTGCCCGATCCGGGGCAGGGGCAGTCTGCCGACGGCGAGCCTTCGCTGCTGGAGGACATGGATGAGGTCGAGTTCGCGCAGGATTTCTTTGACAATAAAACCTGA
- the nagZ gene encoding beta-N-acetylhexosaminidase — MVRACILGLAGPELTKAEEAFFAETQPLGFILFRRNIETPGQVAALVAALKSLVEHAPLILIDQEGGRVRRLRPPYWPDYPPAARFAEVCATQDAERELVRLGARLMAHDLFALGINVDCAPVLDVPQPGAHDIIGDRAYGRTARDVAVMGRAACEGLLAGGVLPVIKHIPGHGRAGADSHTALPVVDTSLDELMAVDFYPFRVHADMPLAMTAHVLYTAIDRKNPATTSKACLKLIREIIGFDGLIMCDDLSMNALSGDLRKRARQTLRAGCDVLLHCNGQMEQMREVVTETPKLKGAALRRFEAAMNRLLAMPEPLDVAAARARFEAAVGGKAELRADPTEGHTKVVVP, encoded by the coding sequence TTGGTCAGGGCGTGCATCCTGGGGCTGGCCGGGCCGGAGCTGACGAAGGCGGAAGAGGCGTTTTTCGCCGAAACCCAGCCTTTGGGCTTTATCCTGTTTCGCCGTAATATCGAAACGCCGGGGCAGGTGGCGGCGCTCGTCGCGGCCCTGAAATCTTTAGTCGAACATGCGCCGCTGATCCTGATCGATCAGGAGGGCGGTCGCGTCCGCCGCCTGCGCCCGCCGTACTGGCCCGACTATCCGCCCGCCGCGCGCTTTGCCGAGGTGTGCGCGACACAGGATGCAGAGCGCGAACTGGTGCGGCTGGGCGCGCGTCTGATGGCGCACGATCTTTTTGCACTCGGCATCAATGTCGATTGCGCGCCTGTGCTCGACGTGCCGCAACCGGGCGCGCATGACATTATCGGCGACCGCGCCTATGGGCGGACGGCGCGCGATGTGGCCGTGATGGGGCGCGCCGCCTGCGAAGGCCTGCTGGCGGGGGGCGTTCTGCCGGTCATCAAGCATATTCCCGGTCATGGCCGTGCCGGAGCCGATTCCCATACGGCCCTGCCGGTGGTCGATACGTCGCTTGATGAACTAATGGCCGTCGATTTCTATCCGTTCCGCGTCCATGCCGACATGCCGCTGGCCATGACCGCCCATGTTCTCTACACGGCCATCGACCGCAAGAATCCGGCCACCACGTCAAAAGCCTGCCTGAAGCTGATCCGTGAGATCATTGGCTTTGATGGCCTGATCATGTGCGATGATCTGTCGATGAACGCGCTGTCGGGCGATCTGCGCAAACGCGCCCGCCAGACCCTGAGGGCCGGGTGCGATGTGCTTTTGCATTGCAATGGCCAGATGGAGCAGATGCGCGAGGTTGTGACCGAAACGCCGAAGCTGAAAGGCGCGGCGCTGCGACGTTTCGAGGCGGCGATGAACCGTCTGCTGGCCATGCCCGAACCGCTTGATGTGGCGGCGGCGCGGGCGCGTTTCGAGGCGGCTGTGGGCGGCAAGGCGGAGTTGCGCGCCGATCCCACCGAAGGCCATACAAAGGTAGTTGTGCCGTGA